From the genome of Mastacembelus armatus chromosome 21, fMasArm1.2, whole genome shotgun sequence:
aaaatggctgtcaagttttcagggggtaaaaatggatcccactgaaatcactggctacacagtttgacttcggcaccaggggatggtcaccgtctgggctgtaatggacggtcacgggtggatacaggggaacctcggcgggtcacggcgggtcgcgaacggcgagggccgttcatcgccgcttgcggctatatttattattattattcttcttctaACCAGAAAACCGCAAATCTGACCCACTCagcatattcgaaaactcacgaaaatttgcccaaaattcagaaaagcgtgctagtttttttttttaatacttttttaaacaacctcaaaacaatggctctacagcgccccctacaaaattcgaaatacattacgccaatgggggcccgaccaacacttttttcatcacacagccACCAAATTCGGTACGCATTTTCGTCGcatcggggcaagcaaaaaaccttaTGACGTCGATGCCGcacgaccaacaggaagtccaccagcctggagtttacctaaaggtcattgagttcgccgttttttgctcacctcgcattctttcgaactcgtcctagggcttttcaccgattgagctgtggtttggtcaaaatcatcaaaagatgaggggggtcaaaagttatccaaattattttgctaactttcacggttttcccttgacgccgccgaccatgtgacctacgatttttgccccgccctcaaactttcaaattgttataacttccacacgcatcgtcggatttgaatgggatcaattgatgaattgtagtccccatgggcctgaacccatgtgattgaacaaaatcaggattggtgcaatagcgccccctacagattgaatcaaatatttgtatggagcatcaaaaatttagtttttccaaaatgtaccaaatttggcacaaaattccattaggccatcccgatcagaaaagccaaccagacccatgccctattttcaacggtgttgccacggcgacgaccgaaagccgccattcatttccaatggggattttccgaaatgtaccgtttttgcacacgtcgtactttaacgaacttgtcctagggcttttggccaaatgagctcattctttgtcaacatcacctagagatgtggcacatcaaaagttatccaaattattttgataacttttacggttttccggtaccgcagccagagagttggcgtccgctctttcgctcatttatgtccaatttgaatgcagaccaaaaaatttagtttgtcacacttgaatataatttgacaaaaattcctttaggggataccgatcaaaaaagccaatcagacctatgccctattttcaaaggtgttgccgtggcgatgaccgaaagcctccattcatttccaatgagaaTTTTACAAACTGTACCATTTTTGTACACGACTTACTTTACTAAACTCATCCTAgtgcttttggcttaatgacctcacttagagatgtggagcatcaagagatccaaattactttgataactgttatggttttctagtaccgcagccaggtagttggctctgctttcttcctcgcatatggacaatttgtattgagaaaaaaatttttaatttgtcacacttgaatatactattgcacaaaaatcctttagcatatactgataagaaaagccaatcagacccataccctattttcaatagtgttgccttggcaatgacggaaatccaccatatattttcaatgacaattctgtctaatgggacacaaaatggctgtcatgttttcagggggtaaaaatggatcccactgaaatcactggctacacagtttgacttcgcgaccaggggatggtcaccgtctgggctgtaatggacggtcacaggtggatacaggggaacctcggcgggtcacggcgggtcgctcgaggcgagggccgttcatcgccgcttgcggctatatttattattattattcttcttctaACCAGAAAACCGCAAATCTGACCCACTCagcatattcgaaaactcacgaaaatttgcccaaaattcagaaaagcgtgctagtttttttttttaatacttttttaaacaacctcaaaacaatggctctacagcgccccctacaaaagtgaaaatacattacgccaatgggggcccgacccacacttttttcatcgcacagccACCAAATCCGGTACACATGTTCTTCgtgtcggggcaagcaaaaaaccatATGATGGCGATGCTGCACGGTAAACAGGAAGTCCGCCATATTggattgaaatttgaaaattgcgATCTCGCCATTTTTGCACActtcgtactttaacgaactcgTCCTAcggcttttcaccgattgagctgtggtttggtcaaaatcatcaaaagatgaggggggtcaaaagttatccaaattattttgctaacttttacggttttcccTTGgcgccgccgaccatgtgacctacgatttttgccccgccctcaaactttcaaattgttataacttccacacgcatcgtcggatttgaatgggatcaattgatgaaatgtagtccccatgggcctgaacccatgtgattgaacaaaatcacgattggtgcaatagcgccccctacagattgaatcaaatatttgtatggagcgtcaaaaatttagtttttccaaaacgtaccaaatttggcacaaaattccattaggccatcccgatcagaaaagccaaccagacccatgccctattttcaacggtgttgccacggcgatGACCGAAATCCTCCATTCATTTGCAATGGggattttacaaaatgtactgtttttgcacacgtcgtactttaacgaacttgtcctagggcttttggccaaatgagctcattcttggtcaacatcacctagagatgtggaacatcaaaagttatccaaattattttgataacttttacggttttccggtaccgcagccagagagttggcgtccgctctttcgctcgtttatgtccaatttgaatgcagaccaaaaaatttagtttgtcacacttgaatataatttgacaaaaattcctttaggggataccgatcaaaaaagccaatcagacctatggtctattttcaaaggtgttgccgtggcgatgaccgaaagcctccattcatttccaatgggaattttacaaaatgtaccgttttttcacacgacttactttaccaaactcatcctattgcttttggcttaatgacctcacttagaggtgtggagcatcaagagaaccaaattattttgataactgttatggttttccagtaccgcagccaggtagttggctctgctttcttcctcgcatatggacaatttgtattgacaaaaaaattttttaatttgtcacacttgactatactattgcacaaaaatcctttaacatatactgataagaaaagccaatcagacccataccctattttcaatagtgttgccttggcgatgacagaaatccaccatatattttcaatgacaattctttctaatgggacacaaaatggctgtcatgttttcagggggtaaaaatggatcccactgaaatcactggctacacagtttgacttcggcaccaggggatggtcaccgtctgggctgtaatggacggtcacgtgtggatacaggggaacctcggcgggtcacggcgggtcgcgaacggcgagggccgttcatcgccgcttgcggctatatttattattgttattattattattattattatgagtattttcagtttaattttttaaattttgaatttaGTTGAAACTTTTAGTAGAACAAATCTCATTTCACTCACAGTCTCTACAGTACGTTGGTCTCACGAGATCCAGGCTGCAGAATCTGCAGAGTGACAATGAGCTTAACAGCTTTTCTATACCATGGATAAAacaaggcatagatcagagggttcagacaggcattaaaaaagaacaaatgaaccACATAAGCTGCAGACGTACCACCGAGGAAGTTATCCCCAGCAAGAGATAAACAGTAATATGGACagaaacatgttaaaaacacagctactagaacaccaagagtcctggctgcttttagctcagattttgttgtgtgagtcactgaacgctgcagtgtgacagctgtaatgtgaGAGCGCATGGcccgagcctgagacacagccacgacaaacactctcatatacagaactaCGATGACAGTAACTGGAGCAATAAAGGtcacaacaacatcaacaacttCGACAATATAATcaatgtcaaacacacactgtccataGCAGGAGTTATATCTGTCTGGTTCAGTCAGATCATCcttaaaaaatatacagttgtagaaaacagaaatgagccaacacagacaaacacagagtttCACTCTTCTTAAAGTGACTCTGGTGGggtaatgcagagggtcacaaatagccacatagcGGTCAGCTGATATAAGAACCATGTTTCCTACTGAGGCAGAGGTAATGATTGcagacacataaatatacaGAGAACAAGTGAGATCACCAAGAAACCAACATGCTGTTTGTCGGAGGGTTTCTCCAGGCATTACCAGAAGGCCCACGAGAAAgtctgagacagccagagagaggaggagggtgttagtgtttgtgtggagctgcctggaggaaaagagaaaagtgtcaTTAACCAACAAGTTGTGTTCAATATCTCTGAATGTTTCCTGATCTGTTACATCT
Proteins encoded in this window:
- the LOC113123863 gene encoding trace amine-associated receptor 13c-like, with the translated sequence MEVEDGAELCFPQLNTSCKKPTFSRSDVVLLHIVLSSVSVLTVALNLLIIISISHFRQLHTNTNTLLLSLAVSDFLVGLLVMPGETLRQTACWFLGDLTCSLYIYVSAIITSASVGNMVLISADRYVAICDPLHYPTRVTLRRVKLCVCLCWLISVFYNCIFFKDDLTEPDRYNSCYGQCVFDIDYIVEVVDVVVTFIAPVTVIVVLYMRVFVVAVSQARAMRSHITAVTLQRSVTHTTKSELKAARTLGVLVAVFLTCFCPYYCLSLAGDNFLGGTSAAYVVHLFFFNACLNPLIYALFYPWYRKAVKLIVTLQILQPGSRETNVL